Proteins from a genomic interval of Massilia sp. KIM:
- a CDS encoding aldehyde dehydrogenase family protein, whose protein sequence is MRDPAHELPFARHWIDGAWRDSSEHADSVDPATGEKIGRYAFGAEYEARDAVAAATRAFQSGQWRQDRALRVRVLQAMADQFEAHAGELAALLSLENGKIAAEAAFEVSLAAPGLRYCAALVATEHGRASEWAPGRLSMVLREPMGVAGISVPWNSPVALMVRSLAPALAAGCTTVVQMPGQTAQVNALVSKIISNTPGLPLGVVNIVTGSKEVIAYLVASPEVPTISFTGSTATGRAISQAGAARLKRFGLELGGKTPFLVFDDADLDAALPRIEKALTTFAGQFCMTGSRLLVQRGAADALRERLKRRLPEVKVGPASDPASEMGPLIDKANVARVDRIVEDALAAGAISVVRGGPVREGALARGAFYRPTLLEVSDSRMAIVQEETFGPVLTMQVFDTEAEAIALANDSEYGLAASIWSRDVDRPLRVARAIEAGTIWINDWAVMRDEFEEGGYKQSGQGRLRGFAQLEDFLEHKHIVMQPGTA, encoded by the coding sequence ATGAGAGACCCTGCACATGAACTGCCCTTCGCGCGCCACTGGATCGACGGCGCCTGGCGCGACTCGAGCGAGCACGCCGACAGCGTCGACCCCGCGACCGGGGAAAAGATCGGGCGTTACGCCTTCGGCGCCGAATACGAGGCGCGCGATGCGGTGGCCGCCGCGACGCGCGCTTTCCAGTCCGGCCAGTGGCGCCAGGACCGGGCCTTGCGGGTGCGCGTCCTGCAAGCCATGGCCGACCAGTTCGAGGCCCATGCCGGCGAACTGGCGGCGCTGCTGAGCCTGGAGAACGGCAAGATCGCGGCCGAGGCGGCGTTCGAAGTGTCGCTCGCCGCACCCGGCTTGCGCTACTGCGCCGCCCTGGTCGCGACCGAGCATGGACGGGCCTCCGAATGGGCCCCGGGGCGCCTGTCGATGGTGCTGCGCGAGCCCATGGGCGTGGCCGGCATCAGCGTGCCCTGGAATTCGCCGGTCGCCCTGATGGTGCGCTCGCTCGCGCCGGCCCTGGCCGCCGGTTGCACGACGGTCGTCCAGATGCCGGGCCAGACGGCCCAGGTCAATGCCCTGGTCAGCAAGATCATCAGCAACACGCCGGGGCTCCCCCTGGGCGTGGTCAATATCGTTACCGGCAGCAAGGAAGTCATCGCCTACCTGGTGGCCTCGCCCGAGGTGCCGACGATCAGCTTCACGGGCAGCACGGCGACCGGACGCGCCATCTCCCAGGCTGGCGCCGCGCGGCTCAAGCGTTTCGGCCTGGAGCTGGGCGGCAAGACGCCCTTCCTGGTCTTCGACGATGCCGACCTCGACGCCGCCTTGCCGCGCATCGAGAAGGCCTTGACGACCTTCGCGGGGCAGTTCTGCATGACCGGCAGCCGCCTGCTGGTCCAGCGCGGCGCCGCCGATGCGCTGCGGGAAAGACTGAAACGACGGCTGCCCGAAGTCAAGGTCGGACCGGCGTCCGACCCGGCCAGCGAAATGGGCCCGCTGATCGACAAGGCAAACGTCGCGCGCGTCGACCGGATCGTGGAAGACGCGCTCGCCGCCGGCGCCATCAGCGTGGTGCGCGGCGGCCCGGTGCGCGAAGGCGCGCTCGCACGGGGCGCTTTCTACCGTCCCACCCTGCTCGAAGTGAGCGACTCCAGGATGGCCATCGTGCAGGAAGAAACCTTCGGCCCGGTGCTCACCATGCAGGTGTTCGATACGGAGGCGGAAGCGATCGCGTTGGCCAACGACAGCGAATACGGCCTGGCCGCCAGCATCTGGTCGCGTGACGTCGACCGGCCGCTGCGCGTCGCGCGCGCCATCGAAGCGGGAACGATCTGGATCAACGACTGGGCCGTCATGCGCGACGAGTTCGAGGAAGGCGGCTACAAGCAGAGCGGACAGGGTCGCCTGCGCGGATTCGCGCAACTCGAGGATTTCTTGGAACACAAGCACATCGTCATGCAGCCCGGCACGGCCTGA